TTTTTGTTGGCCAAAGGGGCGATCAAGCTGCTTTCGGCAGTCTCGACCACCAAATAGAGGATGGCCACGTAGAGTACAACCATCGGGCCTTGCAGCAACGCTACCATCAGAGCTGGAATTGCGCCCAGAATCGGGCCGATGTAAGGGATAAAGGTTGCCACGCCGGCAATCAGGCCCAGCGTAAAGGCCATTGGCACCCCCAGCAGCATGAGCCCAACCCCGGCCAACACGCCCACGAACACCATGGACGCCAGGCGTCCCAGCAACCAGAAACGCAGGCTCTTGGTCTGGGCATGCATCACTTCCTCGGCGCGTTTACGCTGGGCCGGGGGCACCAGGATCAGCAGATTCTGTACGTAGACTGTCGGGGACAGGGTGAAATAGATACCAATTAAAACGATCAGGGAAAGGCTGGTGATGGCGCCCAGCGTGGTGGAGAAAACCCCCAGCAGATGGCCGGGTATATCGAAACCACTGTCGCCATTGTCATTCCCGTCACTGTCACCGACGATTTCAATCGCTCCCTCGACCCAGGGCATCCGGTCAGCCATTTCCCTGAGTTGTTTAACCGCTTCTGGAACCTTGTCGATGAGCTTCGGGATCTGCTCGGAAAGCTGGGGCCAGATCACGGCGCCTGCACCGGCCATCAGAACGACGACCAGCAAATAGGTAGCGACCAGCGACCACCCCTCCGACAGGGGCGTACGGTCATGGATGATGCAACGCACGCCGGTTATCGCGACAGCCAGCAATACTGCCGCAAAGACCACCAGAAAAACTTCGACCAGCAGGCCGAAAAAGTAGACCGTCAACCCGGCCAGCACCACCAGACCGATGGTCGTCAGCACACGTGAGACAAAGCTCGATCCTTCATGCACTGCCACGCGTCACCTCCATTCCGCCGTGATCGGCCTTCTCGTATTACGTCCATCCCCGTACCAGTGGCAGATGGACGAAACCTCACCGATCTAAGAGCCTTAAAGAAAAGACGACATAAACTATAATGCCGCATTGGTTTCCGAATGAAAAGGATGATTGTCCCGCAATTACCTTTGCTGTGAGCGCGTCAGCGAAGTGACTTCACGAACGACCAACTCGCCGTTGTACCGCCATGGACCCAAGGCTCAATACGGGTGGGTGGTAACGTATCAGCTGATCCACACGGCCCCTGTAACGATGGAAAACGCCGAGCGGGTACGCGGCCGTGTTGGCTCCTGGCGACTGGTTAGACGGGTGGCCAGGAGAGGACACTGCAACTACCACCAGGCGGTTGATAGAAAGAACACATCCGAATGTTATCCCCATCCTCTGAGTTTTGCGGCAATGAGCGGTGCAAAGGCAACAACCGCCAAGACTAAGGACCAAATATTTCCGTCTCGAAACGTATAGGCCTCAAGCAGCGTTTCCCATGACTTACCTTGCCAGAGGCCGAACGAAAATTCGAAGACGAGGGTGAGAGCAAGCCAAAGCAAACCGACAGTGAGCAAATGCAAAGGACGCCTGACGCCGAGCCAAGGAAGGGCTAGATAGGCGACCCCCACAATCACGAAAGAAAGCAGCAGACCGCTGACGATGAGCGCAGTTGGACTGCCGAGCTTCGGAAGAAGGACTGCTTCCCTGAATCCACCGTTGGCCACTGCGAAGACGAGAATGCAGCACCACACGGGAATAGCTTTCAGGATGGCTGATGCGAGCATTCGCACTCCTAATGTAGCTAACAAGTGATTCTACAGCTTCCGGATAACACCAAGATTCAGGTGCTGAAATCTATCGGTGGTTTTCAAGAAAATCGTCGGATCAAGGTTCACCGAGTACCCCAGCTTCAAATAACAAACTGTCAATTCAGGTAAAACAATTGAAATGGATTGCAAAGAGCTAACTTCTTCCTGCATATCATGTCAAAATGAAGGTTATCCGGAAGAAGGGAGATTCCAGATGGAAGCGATTTCTGCCGAATTGCAATCCAAATACAAGACGTATTTACTGAACAAGGCTTCTCGGAAAGGCGAACAGGGGGCATATCTTAAATGGCTTCGCCATTATCTCGATTATTGCCGGAATACCGCACCTCCCAAATATAAAAACAATCTACCGCTTTTTATTCACAATTACAGGATAAAAACAGACACAAGCTTAACAGGAACAAGTAACAGGCCGAAAAAGCCATAACCCTGTATTATGCTCTAATGATGGATACCACTTCTAACACGAGGCGTTATGAGAGGAGATCACGAGCACGTCGGCGTCCCGCACGATCATACCCACTGATTGCCTAAAAGCCTTCCGGTCCGCCGCCTGGAGAAAAGTGTTTTTCAGGCGGCGGATCGGGATGCATCCAAAGAATCGCCCAGCAAATTCTCCTGTCACCAACAAAGGCCGTTTCTCCATAACTATTCTCCGTAATGAGTCTGGCCCGAAAAACAAGCACACCCAACTTTTCAATCGCATACCCAAATATCGATTTATGATTTCCCAATTATTGAATGCCGGATCGCTGATGAGCAGATACGCCAATCGAAGCCCGAAGCGTTAACCGGACCCCTTCCTCCACCGGGGTCAATTCGGTCAGGCCCTGTTCGGCACGCGCTCTGCCCTCCTCCATGTATCCGAAGAGCGTGCCCTGCTCGAAAGCTTTGATGACATCCGGATGAATATAATACTTGCGGCTGATGGCCGGGGTGTTGTTCAGGGCTTTGGCCACGCGTCTGACGGCCTTGTTCACCGCGCGCTTTCTGCCGGCAGCGGTTTCCGGACGGCCGATTTCTTCCAGATGGGCCGCCGCAAGCATCGTTCCGCCCCAGGTCCGGTAGTCCTTGGCCGTGACCTCCTTTTGCGAAATCTGGCTGAGGTATCCGTTCAGGTCCGCGGAATCGACCTGCACGATGTCCCCTTCATCGTTGACATATTGGAAGAGACGCTGCCCCGGCAGCTCCTGAACCTCCTTGATCAGCCGCACAAGCCGCTTGTTCCGAAGATTCACGGAGACCGGCTTGCCCCGTTTACCGGTGAAAGCAAGGCAGAGTCCGGGACACGTCTCGTCCAGATGATCGTTCTCCAGCGTTGTCAGGCCGAAGGATCTGTTCATCCGGGCGTATTTCGCGCTGCCCACGCGGATGAGCGTACTCTCCAGAAGACTGACCAGCAGAGCAAGCACCTTTTCCCGGGGCAAACCTCGACGCCGAAGATCCTTCGCCACACGCCGCCGCATTGCGGGCAGAATCTCCAGGAATTCGAGCAGCTCCGCGAACTTGGCCAGACCGCGGGCCGCGGTCCAACGCATGTGGTAGAGGTACTGCTTCCTGCCTCTGGCGTCCCGACCCACGGCCTGGATGTGCGCGTCCTGTTCCGCGCTGATCCGCACATCCCGCCATGCCGGCGGAATGACCAACGCCGTGATCCGCGCCAGGGTATCCGAATCCCGGACCGGCTCTCCCCTGTGGTTGATATAGCGGAACCCCCTGCCCCACCGCTTGCGCCGGATGCCCCTCGTCCATCCGTCGACGTACCTGAGCCCCGCTTCGCGGGCATGTTCCGGATTCGGTTTCGACATGAGGGTCTCGTCAATTCA
The sequence above is drawn from the Desulfonatronum thiosulfatophilum genome and encodes:
- a CDS encoding AI-2E family transporter translates to MAVHEGSSFVSRVLTTIGLVVLAGLTVYFFGLLVEVFLVVFAAVLLAVAITGVRCIIHDRTPLSEGWSLVATYLLVVVLMAGAGAVIWPQLSEQIPKLIDKVPEAVKQLREMADRMPWVEGAIEIVGDSDGNDNGDSGFDIPGHLLGVFSTTLGAITSLSLIVLIGIYFTLSPTVYVQNLLILVPPAQRKRAEEVMHAQTKSLRFWLLGRLASMVFVGVLAGVGLMLLGVPMAFTLGLIAGVATFIPYIGPILGAIPALMVALLQGPMVVLYVAILYLVVETAESSLIAPLANKKAVHIAPAYTVIIQLAGGVIAGIPGVIVATPLAVVGAVTIQLLYLVEPEKSDIFVTGSS
- a CDS encoding DNA topoisomerase IB, whose protein sequence is MSKPNPEHAREAGLRYVDGWTRGIRRKRWGRGFRYINHRGEPVRDSDTLARITALVIPPAWRDVRISAEQDAHIQAVGRDARGRKQYLYHMRWTAARGLAKFAELLEFLEILPAMRRRVAKDLRRRGLPREKVLALLVSLLESTLIRVGSAKYARMNRSFGLTTLENDHLDETCPGLCLAFTGKRGKPVSVNLRNKRLVRLIKEVQELPGQRLFQYVNDEGDIVQVDSADLNGYLSQISQKEVTAKDYRTWGGTMLAAAHLEEIGRPETAAGRKRAVNKAVRRVAKALNNTPAISRKYYIHPDVIKAFEQGTLFGYMEEGRARAEQGLTELTPVEEGVRLTLRASIGVSAHQRSGIQ